In a genomic window of Gammaproteobacteria bacterium:
- a CDS encoding HAD hydrolase family protein, with amino-acid sequence MRPPVSLRDRAAGIRLLALDADGVLTDGRIFIADASRSEWTTGFSVRDGYGIRAAMRVGIEVAVISGRDSYGLRLRLSELGIRHFSLRCRDKQAALSSLLGELALRPDQAAFVGDDVVDLPAMRLAGLAVAVADAHTEVRDEADWVTSLPGGHGAVREVCDFMLAAQS; translated from the coding sequence ATGCGCCCGCCTGTGTCCCTGCGCGATCGGGCTGCCGGTATCCGCCTGCTGGCGCTGGACGCCGATGGCGTGCTGACCGACGGGCGAATCTTCATCGCGGATGCGAGCCGGAGCGAGTGGACGACCGGATTCTCGGTGCGCGACGGCTACGGTATCCGTGCCGCAATGCGGGTCGGCATCGAGGTAGCGGTGATCTCAGGCCGGGACAGCTACGGCTTGCGATTGCGATTGAGCGAATTGGGGATCCGGCACTTTTCGCTGCGGTGCAGGGACAAGCAGGCGGCGCTCTCGAGTCTGCTGGGGGAACTCGCCCTACGGCCCGATCAGGCCGCATTCGTCGGCGACGACGTGGTCGATCTTCCGGCCATGCGGCTGGCCGGACTTGCCGTTGCCGTGGCCGACGCCCATACCGAAGTGCGGGACGAAGCGGACTGGGTGACCTCCCTGCCGGGAGGGCATGGGGCCGTTCGCGAAGTATGCGACTTCATGCTGGCGGCGCAATCATGA
- a CDS encoding YraN family protein, protein MDAGRRRQFDSRTGNALGRPGAGPRRGSEAERQACGYLEARGLKRLAANYRCRYGELDLVMRDGAQLVVVEVRARRSDRHGAPEASINHRKRRSLMLAARCFIRDNPQFNGMMLRFDVVGVLTEATRARFRWIRNALQFDGR, encoded by the coding sequence ATGGACGCGGGTCGAAGAAGGCAATTTGACAGCCGCACCGGCAACGCCCTAGGCCGCCCCGGCGCCGGCCCTCGCAGGGGATCCGAGGCCGAAAGGCAGGCCTGCGGATACCTTGAAGCCCGCGGCCTGAAACGGCTCGCCGCCAACTACCGCTGCCGCTACGGTGAGCTTGACCTGGTCATGCGTGATGGCGCTCAACTGGTGGTGGTCGAGGTGCGCGCGCGGCGCAGCGACCGCCATGGCGCGCCCGAGGCTTCCATTAACCACCGGAAAAGACGTTCACTGATGCTTGCGGCGCGCTGTTTCATTCGCGACAACCCGCAATTCAACGGTATGATGCTGCGCTTTGACGTTGTGGGCGTTCTGACCGAAGCCACCCGCGCCAGGTTCCGCTGGATCCGCAACGCATTGCAATTTGATGGACGCTGA
- the lptB gene encoding LPS export ABC transporter ATP-binding protein gives MRDTALRAESISKRFGERRAVREASFDVRGGEVVGLLGPNGAGKTTAFYVVAGLLSCDTGCVRLDGVDVTGFPVHRRALLGLGYLPQEASVFRKLSVEQNILAILELRADLKRADRNDELNRLLDDFQLHGVRKSVGISLSGGERRRVEIARTLARSPRYVLLDEPFAGIDPISVNEIQGIIAELARRGIGVLITDHNVRETLGICSRGYILHEGVVIASGTPETLLEDPKVRSVYLGESFRL, from the coding sequence GTGCGTGACACGGCACTTAGAGCTGAGAGCATCTCGAAGCGCTTCGGCGAACGCCGCGCCGTCCGCGAGGCGTCCTTCGATGTCCGGGGCGGCGAAGTCGTGGGTCTGCTCGGCCCCAACGGCGCCGGCAAGACCACGGCCTTTTACGTCGTCGCGGGATTACTGAGCTGCGACACCGGCTGCGTGCGGTTGGACGGAGTCGACGTCACGGGATTCCCCGTTCATCGGCGAGCGCTTCTGGGATTGGGCTACCTTCCCCAGGAAGCCTCGGTTTTCCGAAAGCTGTCGGTGGAGCAGAACATACTCGCCATCCTTGAATTGCGGGCCGACCTGAAACGCGCGGACCGGAACGACGAGTTGAATCGCCTTCTCGACGATTTCCAGCTTCACGGCGTCCGCAAGTCGGTGGGCATCAGCCTCTCCGGCGGGGAACGCCGCAGGGTGGAAATCGCCCGAACCCTGGCGAGGTCGCCCCGCTACGTGCTGCTGGACGAACCCTTCGCCGGAATCGACCCGATCTCGGTGAACGAAATCCAGGGGATCATCGCCGAACTGGCCCGGCGCGGCATCGGCGTGCTGATTACCGACCATAACGTGCGCGAGACGCTGGGCATTTGCAGCCGGGGATATATCCTGCACGAGGGCGTTGTGATCGCGTCCGGCACGCCGGAGACACTGCTCGAAGACCCGAAGGTGCGTTCCGTTTATCTCGGCGAGTCCTTTCGCCTCTAG
- a CDS encoding ClpXP protease specificity-enhancing factor has protein sequence MSEGTLSLKPYLLRAVHEWITDRGDTPQVVVNADRTDVAVPRDGIKDGRIVLNISYQATRNLELGGETLSFEARFSGAAHRVSVPVDAVLCIFSRETGQGVVLTDQLGAAIGEVAGPSPTPPPRGTPKLRLVK, from the coding sequence ATGAGCGAGGGAACCCTTTCACTGAAGCCGTACCTCCTGCGCGCCGTGCATGAGTGGATTACCGATCGCGGCGACACTCCGCAGGTGGTGGTAAACGCCGACCGCACGGACGTTGCGGTGCCCAGGGACGGGATCAAGGACGGGCGAATCGTTCTCAACATCAGCTATCAGGCCACGCGCAATCTTGAACTGGGCGGCGAAACACTCAGTTTCGAGGCGCGTTTCTCCGGCGCCGCTCACCGGGTATCGGTGCCGGTGGACGCGGTACTCTGTATTTTTTCGCGGGAAACCGGCCAGGGGGTCGTGCTGACGGATCAACTGGGCGCCGCTATCGGGGAAGTGGCCGGTCCGTCGCCCACCCCGCCGCCCCGCGGGACGCCGAAGCTCAGGCTGGTCAAGTAG
- the lptC gene encoding LPS export ABC transporter periplasmic protein LptC, with product MRLHAGGAIMSRLRRHVPTLLLLGLALASLLLGFRTESVSGPEQASLAGNYFFRDARMTLAGEDGRATLVVTSGSAVRSQHGTALRMEPVSIRRRGPQAWELAADSAEMPDADADIVAQGGLRMTFGPTGDWAATARRATFPPDGTSITLTGDVHVHKPEGGAGGSAIFGEHIILEPRGMTARTDRPVRLRIGAFEFEANGLDAKIGEQIITLESDVRSIANP from the coding sequence ATGCGACTTCATGCTGGCGGCGCAATCATGAGCCGGTTGCGCCGCCATGTACCGACGCTGCTCCTGCTGGGCCTGGCTCTCGCGAGCCTGCTGCTTGGCTTCCGGACCGAGTCCGTTTCCGGGCCGGAACAGGCAAGTCTTGCCGGTAACTATTTCTTTCGCGACGCACGGATGACGCTGGCCGGAGAGGACGGCCGGGCCACGCTTGTCGTGACCTCCGGCTCCGCTGTCCGATCCCAGCACGGCACTGCCCTGAGGATGGAGCCGGTATCGATCCGCCGGCGCGGTCCCCAGGCGTGGGAACTGGCGGCCGATTCCGCGGAAATGCCCGACGCAGACGCCGATATTGTTGCGCAAGGCGGCCTTCGCATGACCTTCGGGCCTACCGGGGACTGGGCCGCGACGGCCCGGCGCGCCACGTTCCCGCCCGACGGAACGAGCATCACGCTCACCGGAGACGTTCATGTCCACAAGCCCGAAGGAGGGGCGGGCGGATCGGCCATCTTCGGCGAACACATCATCCTTGAGCCGAGGGGCATGACGGCCCGGACCGACCGGCCGGTCCGGCTGCGGATCGGCGCTTTTGAATTTGAGGCGAACGGCCTTGACGCGAAAATCGGCGAGCAGATCATTACACTAGAGTCCGATGTACGTTCGATCGCCAATCCGTAA
- the sspA gene encoding stringent starvation protein A (transcriptional activator; required for activation of bacteriophage P1 late promoter; induced by starvation), translating into MILYSSPINLHSHRVRIVVAEKNIGVRIVQVRDGNLPPDIQLLNPYNTLPTLVDRELAVYHSRIIINYLDERFPQPPLMPVDPKRRAHFRLALHRIENDFYNLAARLDGNDGEGEKRQLREAMIEVSEAVESSRFFLGDEFSLVDCSLAPVLWRLRSYGIDPGPRAEALYGYMRRVFGRPSFMEGLSELERDMRPLAA; encoded by the coding sequence ATGATCCTGTATTCCAGTCCCATCAATCTTCATAGTCACCGGGTTCGAATAGTTGTAGCGGAAAAGAATATCGGTGTGCGAATTGTTCAGGTGCGAGACGGCAATCTTCCGCCCGATATTCAGTTGCTGAACCCTTACAACACGCTGCCGACGCTCGTGGACCGGGAATTGGCGGTCTATCACTCCCGAATCATCATCAACTACCTCGACGAGCGCTTTCCGCAACCGCCGCTGATGCCGGTCGACCCCAAGCGGCGGGCGCATTTCCGGCTGGCGCTGCACCGAATCGAGAACGACTTCTACAACCTCGCCGCACGACTGGACGGCAACGACGGAGAAGGCGAGAAGAGGCAGCTCCGCGAGGCGATGATCGAAGTTTCCGAAGCGGTGGAGTCCAGCCGCTTTTTTTTGGGCGACGAATTCTCCCTCGTGGACTGCAGCCTGGCGCCCGTGCTCTGGCGCCTGCGCAGCTACGGCATCGATCCCGGCCCGCGCGCCGAGGCCCTGTACGGCTACATGCGGAGAGTATTCGGCCGCCCCTCCTTCATGGAGGGCCTGTCCGAACTGGAGCGGGACATGCGCCCGCTGGCCGCCTGA
- a CDS encoding calcium/sodium antiporter (YrbG; inner membrane protein involved in cell envelope integrity; putative sodium ion/calcium ion exchanger; in E. coli it is non essential for cell viability; member of the YRBG family of cation/Ca2+ exchangers) — translation MNTLVPWLLAAAVGLALLAFGARLFIEGAADGARRLRISPMLVGMFLAGFATSMPEAVVAAVAAYRDSVELALGNAVGSNIANIGLVLGAAVLLMGMRRERGAGGVELGVMSAVTALACLLVFNQYLSRLDGLLLLAAMPLVAWLLVRNAGLRRSTEIADDQAQAPLRSLPRNAAYAAGGLLLLLGGAELLVRAAQQVAMIAGVEELVIGATIVAIGTSLPELAITIAGAIKREAELALGNVIGSNIFNLLVVIGVAGAIAPSGFSPQLLTLHVPMLVGFTLWFVALAALCRMRGRLGPAWSASLLLPFALYLVVVIAWAA, via the coding sequence TTGAATACTCTTGTCCCATGGTTGCTCGCGGCGGCAGTCGGCCTGGCGCTTCTGGCTTTCGGCGCCCGACTGTTCATCGAGGGGGCCGCCGACGGGGCCAGGCGCCTGCGGATCTCCCCGATGCTGGTGGGCATGTTCCTGGCCGGCTTCGCAACCTCCATGCCCGAGGCCGTGGTGGCGGCGGTCGCGGCGTACAGGGACAGCGTGGAGTTGGCGCTCGGCAACGCCGTCGGTTCCAATATCGCCAACATCGGCCTGGTACTGGGCGCGGCCGTGCTGCTCATGGGCATGCGCCGCGAACGAGGCGCAGGGGGCGTGGAACTTGGGGTGATGTCGGCCGTTACCGCACTGGCCTGCCTGCTGGTCTTCAATCAGTATCTCTCGCGGCTGGATGGCCTGCTGCTGTTGGCGGCGATGCCTCTCGTGGCCTGGCTGCTGGTGCGAAACGCCGGCCTCAGGCGCAGCACGGAAATCGCGGACGACCAGGCGCAGGCGCCGTTGCGCAGCCTGCCGCGCAACGCCGCGTACGCTGCCGGGGGGCTGCTACTGCTGCTGGGGGGCGCGGAACTGCTGGTGCGCGCCGCCCAGCAGGTCGCGATGATCGCCGGCGTGGAAGAACTGGTGATCGGCGCAACGATAGTCGCCATCGGCACCAGCCTGCCGGAACTGGCCATCACGATCGCCGGCGCGATCAAGCGCGAAGCGGAACTCGCCCTAGGCAACGTTATCGGGTCCAACATATTCAACCTGCTGGTGGTCATCGGCGTGGCGGGCGCTATCGCTCCTTCCGGATTCTCGCCGCAGCTGCTGACCCTGCACGTTCCGATGCTTGTGGGCTTTACATTGTGGTTTGTCGCTCTGGCCGCGTTGTGCCGGATGCGGGGCCGCCTTGGCCCTGCCTGGAGCGCGAGCCTGCTCTTGCCCTTTGCGCTGTATCTGGTCGTGGTGATAGCGTGGGCGGCGTAA
- a CDS encoding phosphoheptose isomerase, which translates to MDAERVKREFAESLEVNRRSADALAVPIAEAAALMLESLSAGGKILSCGNGGSAADAQHFASELLNRFETERASLPAIALTTDSSTLTSIANDRSYEEVFSRQVSGLGRSGDVLLAISTSGASPNVTNAVRAAHRAGMRVVALTGRDGGEVSRTLGKADIELRAPHTRTARIQEIHLFAIHCLCRLLDDAYGDSGPT; encoded by the coding sequence ATGGACGCTGAACGAGTCAAACGCGAATTCGCCGAAAGCCTCGAGGTCAACCGGCGGTCGGCCGACGCGCTGGCCGTCCCGATTGCCGAAGCGGCGGCGCTGATGCTCGAATCCTTAAGCGCCGGCGGCAAGATTCTGAGCTGCGGCAATGGAGGTTCGGCGGCGGACGCGCAGCATTTCGCCTCGGAACTGCTGAACCGGTTCGAGACCGAGCGCGCCAGCCTTCCCGCGATCGCCCTTACGACCGACAGTTCCACGCTCACCTCGATCGCAAACGACCGCAGCTACGAAGAGGTCTTTTCTCGCCAGGTAAGCGGACTGGGCAGGTCCGGCGACGTTCTGCTGGCGATCAGCACCTCCGGCGCATCGCCCAACGTCACGAACGCGGTGCGCGCCGCTCACCGGGCCGGCATGCGCGTCGTGGCGCTGACCGGCCGCGACGGAGGGGAAGTCTCAAGGACCCTGGGAAAGGCCGATATCGAACTGCGGGCGCCGCATACCCGCACGGCGAGGATCCAGGAGATTCACCTGTTCGCCATCCATTGCCTTTGCAGGCTTCTGGACGACGCGTACGGGGACAGCGGCCCTACTTGA
- the murA gene encoding UDP-N-acetylglucosamine 1-carboxyvinyltransferase: MDKFVVSGGATLDGEVPISGAKNAALPILAASLLSPEPLQLANLPDLRDVHTMLHLLRILGARVNGSAPGRTSVSLEDPESFSAPYELVRTMRASLLVLGPLLGRFGRADVSLPGGCAIGARPVDIHVNALRTMGAEVEIRGGYISARCCGLKGARIDLPLPTVTGTENILMAAVLAEGETVIENAAREPEVRDLADCLNAMGAKVAGAGGSRISVRGVKKLHGASRAILPDRIEAGTYLVAGAMTGGRVVARFSGELALGEVVGALRNTGARVRRGEGFVELDMRGRRPHSVNLVTAPWPGFPTDMQAQFTALNAIASEHALVRESVFEQRFMHVAELQRMGADIEPLGREVLIRGVRKLQAAPVMATDLRASASLVLAALVAEGETVIHRVYHVDRGYERIEEKLNDLGAVIRRV; this comes from the coding sequence GTGGATAAATTTGTTGTCTCCGGCGGTGCAACGCTGGACGGCGAAGTTCCCATTTCCGGCGCCAAGAACGCGGCCCTGCCGATACTGGCGGCCTCGCTGCTCAGCCCGGAACCGCTGCAACTGGCCAACCTGCCCGATCTGCGCGACGTGCACACGATGCTGCACCTGCTGAGGATCCTTGGCGCCAGGGTCAATGGCTCGGCGCCCGGCAGAACCAGCGTGTCGCTTGAGGACCCGGAGTCGTTTTCCGCGCCATACGAACTGGTGCGCACGATGCGCGCGTCGCTGCTTGTCCTCGGCCCGCTGCTGGGGCGCTTCGGGCGGGCCGACGTATCACTGCCCGGAGGCTGCGCCATCGGCGCCCGCCCGGTGGATATCCATGTCAATGCGCTTCGCACGATGGGAGCCGAAGTGGAGATTCGTGGCGGCTATATTTCCGCACGCTGCTGCGGGCTCAAGGGCGCTCGCATCGATCTGCCTCTGCCGACGGTAACCGGAACCGAGAATATCCTGATGGCCGCGGTTCTGGCCGAAGGCGAGACGGTCATCGAGAATGCCGCGCGGGAACCGGAAGTGCGCGATCTGGCCGACTGCCTCAACGCGATGGGGGCAAAGGTTGCCGGGGCCGGCGGATCACGCATTTCCGTCAGGGGCGTAAAGAAGCTGCATGGCGCCAGCCGCGCGATTCTTCCCGACCGCATTGAGGCCGGCACCTACCTGGTTGCCGGCGCCATGACCGGAGGGCGCGTCGTCGCCCGGTTCAGTGGGGAACTGGCCCTGGGCGAGGTCGTGGGCGCGCTCCGGAACACGGGCGCCAGGGTCCGCCGCGGCGAAGGTTTCGTGGAGCTGGACATGCGGGGTCGCCGGCCGCATTCGGTCAACCTGGTGACCGCGCCCTGGCCCGGCTTCCCTACCGACATGCAGGCGCAATTCACGGCCCTGAACGCGATCGCCAGCGAACACGCGCTGGTTCGGGAAAGCGTATTCGAGCAAAGGTTCATGCACGTGGCGGAGCTCCAGCGCATGGGCGCGGACATCGAACCCCTGGGCCGGGAGGTTCTGATACGCGGCGTCCGGAAGTTGCAGGCCGCTCCGGTAATGGCCACAGACCTGCGCGCTTCCGCCAGCCTGGTGCTCGCCGCGCTGGTCGCCGAGGGCGAAACCGTGATTCACCGCGTCTATCATGTGGACCGCGGATACGAGCGAATCGAGGAGAAACTGAACGATCTGGGCGCGGTTATCCGCCGCGTATAA
- a CDS encoding KpsF/GutQ family sugar-phosphate isomerase, which produces MPEKTRFIEEARRVLRMEARAVADLEERLGEDFATACGLCLETEGRVVLTGIGKSGHIAGKIAATLASTGTPAFFMHTGEAGHGDLGMIAPEDIVIALSNSGETEEIVRLLPMLKSAGVPLIAMTGQEDSTLARHATAVLDAQVREEACPLNLAPTSSTTAMLALGDALAVALLEARGFTPEEFARTHPGGRLGRRLLVPVSEVMRTGAEIPQVAPTATLAEGLLEMSRKGLGMTAITDDSGRPLGVFTDGDLRRAMDREVDLRKTRMADVMTRGGRSVAPDLLASAAVTEMKQSRITALMVVADGFLVGVFNIHDLMRAGVV; this is translated from the coding sequence ATGCCTGAGAAGACACGTTTCATCGAGGAGGCGCGCCGGGTTCTGAGAATGGAAGCCAGGGCCGTGGCGGATCTCGAAGAGCGGCTGGGCGAGGATTTCGCCACCGCCTGCGGGCTATGCCTGGAAACCGAGGGCCGTGTAGTGCTTACCGGCATCGGGAAGTCGGGCCATATCGCCGGCAAGATCGCGGCCACCCTGGCCAGTACCGGGACGCCGGCATTCTTCATGCATACGGGCGAGGCCGGCCACGGCGATCTGGGCATGATCGCGCCGGAAGACATCGTGATCGCGTTGTCGAATTCCGGCGAAACCGAGGAAATCGTCCGCCTGCTTCCGATGCTGAAAAGCGCAGGCGTTCCGTTGATCGCGATGACCGGTCAGGAGGATTCGACGCTGGCCCGCCACGCCACGGCGGTCCTGGACGCGCAGGTGCGGGAAGAAGCCTGTCCGCTGAACCTCGCACCCACGTCCAGCACGACTGCGATGCTGGCGCTCGGCGACGCGCTGGCGGTTGCCCTGCTCGAGGCGCGCGGCTTCACTCCCGAGGAGTTCGCCCGCACCCATCCGGGCGGGCGGCTGGGACGGCGCCTGCTGGTGCCGGTATCGGAAGTGATGCGCACCGGCGCCGAAATCCCGCAGGTGGCTCCGACCGCCACGCTCGCCGAAGGACTGCTGGAAATGAGCCGCAAGGGCCTGGGTATGACCGCGATTACCGATGACAGCGGGCGCCCCCTCGGAGTATTCACGGACGGCGACCTGCGCCGCGCCATGGATCGCGAGGTTGATCTCAGGAAGACCCGCATGGCCGATGTCATGACCCGGGGAGGGCGCTCGGTGGCGCCGGACCTTCTGGCTTCGGCAGCGGTCACGGAAATGAAACAGAGCAGGATCACGGCGCTGATGGTCGTGGCGGATGGTTTCCTCGTTGGCGTATTCAACATCCACGACCTGATGCGGGCCGGCGTGGTCTGA
- a CDS encoding BolA/IbaG family iron-sulfur metabolism protein: MTPGEISALISAHLPGSEVSVASEDNTHFNATVVSSAFEGLRPLGRHRIVYEALGSRMGREIHALSIEAHTPGEWARLPGRETETPRG, from the coding sequence ATGACACCGGGGGAAATTTCCGCTCTGATTTCGGCGCACCTGCCAGGCAGCGAAGTCAGCGTCGCGAGCGAGGATAACACGCACTTCAACGCCACCGTAGTCAGCAGCGCCTTCGAGGGTCTGCGCCCGCTGGGGCGTCATCGGATCGTGTACGAGGCGCTGGGTTCGCGTATGGGCAGGGAAATTCATGCCCTATCGATAGAGGCCCATACGCCCGGCGAGTGGGCGCGGCTGCCGGGGCGGGAAACAGAGACGCCGCGTGGATAA